In Leptospira stimsonii, a single window of DNA contains:
- a CDS encoding FAD-binding oxidoreductase, whose protein sequence is MTTTSTINKTELKSLIGPGKIFFRNDSDFDEATFLSFGTDRTKVHSPDFEILAFPTNTEEVAKIVKYAFENDISIVPSGGRTGYAGGAIAKNQELVLSLSKMDKVLDFDPFFGSIKVQAGMITKNLHKEAEERGFYFPVDFASTGSSHIGGNIATNAGGVRVVHYGLIRQWVLGLTVVTGSGQILEFNGEVLKNNTGYDLKQLFIGSEGTLGVITEATLKLTTKPLDNRVLLVAVPDFVSILSLFKETHQVKVPLLAFEFFTEYCLGKVKAHLGVSDPFSAPSPYYVLMEFEIADESDDEKLFGFLETITEKELISDGSLAQNSKQSETFWKYREGISESISIDYTVHKNDISLPLRNMEPFLVEMEALLKDEYPGFEIALFGHVGDGNLHLNIVKPKDLSNEEFFKRCKSVDPDMFRLLQKYHGSISAEHGIGLLKKDFLHFSRTEAEILLMKEIKKSMDPKNIMNPGKVF, encoded by the coding sequence ATGACTACAACTTCCACAATCAACAAAACGGAATTAAAATCCCTCATCGGACCGGGAAAAATATTTTTTAGAAACGACTCCGACTTTGACGAAGCGACCTTTCTTTCTTTTGGAACCGACAGGACCAAAGTTCACAGTCCCGATTTCGAAATTCTCGCTTTTCCCACAAACACGGAAGAAGTTGCAAAAATCGTAAAATACGCTTTTGAAAACGATATTTCCATCGTTCCCTCCGGAGGAAGAACGGGTTACGCGGGAGGAGCGATCGCAAAAAATCAAGAATTGGTTCTTTCCCTTTCCAAGATGGATAAGGTTCTGGACTTCGATCCTTTTTTCGGAAGTATCAAAGTGCAAGCGGGAATGATCACAAAAAATCTCCACAAAGAGGCTGAAGAAAGAGGATTCTACTTTCCGGTGGACTTCGCATCCACGGGTTCTTCCCATATCGGCGGCAACATCGCGACTAACGCAGGAGGAGTGAGAGTCGTTCACTACGGACTCATCCGTCAGTGGGTCTTAGGACTTACGGTCGTAACGGGCTCGGGACAAATCTTAGAATTCAACGGAGAAGTTCTAAAAAACAACACCGGATACGATCTCAAACAACTTTTTATCGGTTCCGAAGGAACGTTAGGCGTCATCACGGAAGCGACCCTGAAACTCACCACAAAACCTCTGGATAACCGAGTTCTTCTCGTAGCAGTTCCCGATTTCGTTTCCATTCTTTCACTTTTTAAAGAAACTCACCAGGTGAAGGTTCCCCTTCTCGCCTTCGAATTCTTCACCGAATATTGTCTCGGAAAAGTAAAAGCTCATTTGGGAGTTTCCGATCCGTTTTCGGCTCCGAGCCCGTATTACGTTTTGATGGAATTCGAAATCGCCGACGAAAGCGACGACGAAAAACTCTTCGGTTTCTTGGAAACGATCACGGAAAAGGAACTGATCAGCGACGGAAGTCTGGCCCAAAATTCCAAACAATCCGAAACATTTTGGAAGTATCGGGAAGGAATCAGCGAAAGTATTTCCATCGATTATACGGTTCATAAAAACGACATTTCGCTTCCTCTTCGAAATATGGAACCCTTCCTCGTCGAAATGGAAGCGCTCTTGAAAGACGAATATCCTGGTTTTGAAATCGCGCTCTTCGGTCACGTGGGCGACGGCAATCTTCACCTAAACATCGTTAAACCGAAAGATCTTTCCAACGAAGAATTCTTCAAAAGATGCAAGAGCGTGGATCCTGATATGTTTCGTTTATTACAAAAATATCATGGATCGATCAGCGCGGAACACGGGATCGGGCTTTTAAAAAAGGACTTTCTCCATTTTTCCAGGACCGAAGCCGAAATTCTCCTGATGAAAGAAATCAAAAAATCCATGGATCCGAAGAATATCATGAATCCCGGAAAAGTGTTCTGA
- the ppk1 gene encoding polyphosphate kinase 1 — protein sequence MSKPRIQEQAPSKTSENGSPNGNQPEIHLGNPYIFFDRELSWVDFNRRVLEEANDPENPLLERLKFLSITETNLDEFYMVRVAGLRNLVKEGNDERSLNGDSASEILSDLSDKVRAFVREQYETFSNTLEELKAAGIHVILNPEELTIDEIKQIQSYYKEDVSPILTPLAIDTSHPFPHILNKSLNLAMVLSTDDEKTGGKKDLFAVVQVPSVLPRFLHLKTKGDERRFFPLEEIIKLHVDDLFYGMTVKEIYPFRIIRDADISIDEEKSVKDLLITMKDELRNRIWGDAVRMDIHQGTSPFIKNTLRELLELQDHEVFDVASLLNINDAMFFYGLDHTSKLKYPFFQQKTTLKFDTPEKIFEAMKKKDRLLHHPYQSFSAIEDLLRIASEDPKVLGIKMTLYRTSGDSPIIQYLGQAAENGKQVTVLVELKARFDEERNIKWAQKLEARGVHVVYGVVGLKIHCKMLLVVRKEDDHMVRYVHLGTGNYNSTTSKYYTDLSFFTVNKQITEDVSTIFNTITSYAKMPTLNLLSASPHNLKSTFITMIEKETENALAGKPARIIFKMNSLVDPHIILSLYKASQAGVKVDLIIRGICCLKPGLKGISENITVLSIVGRFLEHTRIYYFHSGGAEATFLASADCMPRNFERRIEVLFPILEPKNKDRIKKILDVQLRDNVKARFLHADGHYRKRTLQKDEKLVDSQIERMNFAE from the coding sequence TCACCGAAACCAATCTCGACGAATTCTACATGGTTCGAGTTGCAGGGCTCCGCAATCTCGTAAAAGAAGGAAACGACGAAAGAAGTCTCAACGGAGACAGCGCCTCCGAAATTCTCTCCGATCTTTCCGACAAGGTCCGCGCCTTTGTTAGAGAACAATACGAAACATTCTCCAATACATTAGAAGAATTGAAAGCGGCGGGAATCCACGTCATTCTCAATCCGGAAGAATTGACGATCGACGAAATCAAACAGATCCAGAGTTATTACAAAGAGGACGTCTCTCCGATCTTAACTCCTCTCGCGATCGACACTTCTCATCCTTTCCCACATATTCTCAACAAATCCTTGAACCTCGCGATGGTCCTCAGCACTGACGACGAAAAAACCGGCGGTAAAAAAGATCTCTTCGCCGTAGTTCAAGTGCCTTCGGTTCTTCCCCGATTCTTACATCTAAAAACAAAAGGAGACGAGAGAAGATTTTTTCCTCTGGAAGAGATCATCAAACTCCACGTAGACGATCTCTTCTACGGAATGACGGTGAAAGAAATCTATCCTTTCCGAATCATCCGAGACGCGGACATCTCCATCGACGAAGAAAAATCAGTCAAAGATTTATTGATCACGATGAAAGACGAACTTCGCAACCGGATCTGGGGCGACGCAGTTCGTATGGACATTCACCAAGGAACTTCTCCTTTTATCAAGAACACTCTCAGAGAACTCCTCGAACTCCAAGACCACGAAGTCTTCGACGTGGCTTCCCTTTTGAACATCAACGACGCGATGTTCTTCTACGGCTTGGATCATACATCCAAACTCAAATATCCTTTCTTTCAACAGAAGACGACTCTGAAGTTCGATACTCCGGAAAAAATCTTCGAGGCGATGAAAAAGAAAGACCGTCTTCTTCATCATCCGTATCAATCCTTCTCGGCGATCGAAGATCTTTTAAGAATCGCATCCGAAGATCCCAAGGTTCTCGGAATCAAGATGACCTTGTATCGTACAAGCGGGGATTCTCCGATCATTCAATATCTCGGACAAGCGGCGGAGAATGGGAAACAAGTAACCGTTCTTGTGGAACTCAAAGCTCGTTTTGACGAAGAAAGAAACATCAAATGGGCGCAGAAACTCGAAGCCCGCGGTGTTCACGTCGTCTACGGCGTTGTCGGATTAAAAATTCATTGCAAGATGCTTCTCGTTGTTCGAAAAGAAGACGATCACATGGTGCGTTATGTGCACCTTGGAACCGGAAATTACAACTCTACAACTTCCAAGTATTATACGGACCTCAGTTTTTTTACCGTAAACAAACAGATCACCGAAGACGTTTCGACCATCTTCAATACGATCACGAGTTATGCGAAGATGCCGACTTTGAATCTTCTTTCGGCGTCCCCTCACAACCTCAAATCCACCTTTATCACGATGATCGAAAAGGAAACGGAGAATGCCCTCGCGGGAAAACCCGCAAGAATCATCTTCAAGATGAATTCTCTTGTAGATCCGCATATTATACTTTCCTTATACAAGGCGAGTCAAGCCGGAGTCAAAGTGGATCTGATCATCCGCGGAATTTGCTGTCTCAAACCCGGACTCAAAGGAATTTCGGAAAACATCACTGTTCTTTCCATCGTGGGACGATTTTTAGAACACACAAGAATCTACTATTTTCATTCGGGGGGAGCGGAGGCGACCTTCTTAGCTTCGGCGGATTGTATGCCCAGAAATTTCGAAAGAAGAATCGAAGTCCTCTTTCCGATTTTGGAACCTAAGAACAAGGATAGAATCAAAAAAATCCTGGACGTTCAATTGAGAGATAACGTCAAAGCGCGATTCCTCCATGCCGACGGACATTACAGAAAGAGAACTTTGCAGAAAGACGAAAAGCTGGTAGATTCTCAAATTGAAAGAATGAACTTCGCAGAATAA